Proteins encoded by one window of Cylindrospermum stagnale PCC 7417:
- a CDS encoding universal stress protein produces MLQKLLVVINDNTIDSHIFEQALSLATANNAQLILLQVLSPFDKRYRNPPKLQKEDIYAIPQTRDLDYFLGYWDSLKQKGIELLTSLTNQAIAAGVKAEFTQEIGDFCPQVCEVAETWKADLIIIGRHGLSGLSPFLLGSVSNYLLRHTTCSVLTVQDATPQVPSVALV; encoded by the coding sequence ATGTTACAAAAACTTTTAGTAGTGATTAATGATAATACAATTGACTCGCATATTTTTGAGCAAGCTTTATCTTTAGCAACAGCCAATAATGCCCAATTGATTTTATTGCAAGTTCTCTCACCTTTTGATAAACGCTACAGAAACCCTCCAAAGCTACAAAAAGAGGATATCTACGCAATTCCCCAAACGAGAGATTTAGACTACTTTTTAGGATACTGGGACTCTCTAAAACAAAAGGGAATTGAATTACTCACATCACTCACTAACCAGGCAATCGCCGCAGGTGTCAAGGCTGAATTTACTCAAGAAATCGGCGATTTCTGCCCTCAAGTATGTGAGGTAGCTGAAACGTGGAAAGCTGACTTAATTATTATCGGTCGTCATGGTCTGAGTGGACTAAGTCCGTTTTTGTTGGGTAGCGTCAGCAATTACCTACTCCGTCACACAACTTGCTCAGTGCTGACAGTTCAAGATGCAACGCCTCAAGTACCTTCAGTAGCCCTAGTTTAG
- a CDS encoding EndoU domain-containing protein, whose translation MTLLGKSKLVSSLKVTGGAFLLVSFVSFRANSATVSEGFESGTKAAYAAADVTLNTGIWNLNDALIGNTTSDVKSGTQSTRIRNSGKVTMKFDRTTGAGTITIKHAKYSSDASTNWGLWCSTNSGTLWAQVGSTITTSSTTLATATFTPNISGTVRCEVRKTDGTANRTNIDDIVITDYGSSGGTTPPSLPAGSVPFFDNINNSVSGLAYGSPADVTPIAPTLNSFDQAVVNLCSAPGTAISSASFQTLMNNNPTVLANIKQYVGGFLVAGRTSDAQFLADLTAVWFNADGFEHVFCGEPVAGGSIGGLHYVGRYLELQEKGLAGRLTNNTSREEVIPNVIYTMGVIMKVGSGTAQSSIKGYPYTLNAQEFLEKGALGYKQNPNIGSTNSACNLTLTDNGQTFSAVFVRRDGGIRTFYPDATPSGNPNCAP comes from the coding sequence ATGACTCTATTAGGTAAATCTAAGTTAGTTTCATCTTTGAAGGTAACCGGCGGAGCTTTCTTGCTGGTTTCTTTTGTTAGCTTCAGGGCAAATAGCGCTACAGTTTCTGAGGGATTTGAATCTGGGACAAAAGCCGCCTACGCTGCGGCTGATGTTACACTCAATACAGGCATTTGGAATTTAAATGATGCCTTGATTGGCAATACTACCAGCGATGTCAAAAGCGGGACTCAATCTACCCGCATTCGTAACAGCGGTAAAGTAACAATGAAATTTGACCGCACCACAGGTGCTGGTACAATTACTATCAAGCACGCCAAGTATAGTTCTGATGCTAGTACCAATTGGGGTTTATGGTGTTCGACCAACAGTGGAACTTTATGGGCACAAGTCGGTTCGACAATCACCACCAGTTCCACAACACTGGCAACAGCAACTTTCACGCCTAATATTTCTGGTACAGTGCGCTGTGAAGTTCGCAAGACTGATGGCACAGCCAACAGAACCAATATTGATGACATTGTCATCACCGATTATGGCTCTTCTGGTGGGACGACTCCTCCCTCTCTACCTGCTGGTTCCGTGCCATTCTTTGACAATATCAACAACTCTGTGTCTGGATTAGCATACGGCAGCCCCGCCGATGTTACACCCATTGCCCCAACTCTAAACAGCTTTGACCAAGCTGTAGTTAACCTGTGTAGTGCCCCTGGTACAGCCATCAGTAGCGCCAGCTTTCAGACTTTGATGAATAACAATCCGACTGTGTTGGCAAATATCAAACAATATGTGGGCGGATTTCTGGTTGCTGGAAGGACTTCGGATGCACAGTTTTTAGCAGATTTGACTGCTGTCTGGTTTAATGCAGATGGCTTTGAGCATGTGTTCTGTGGAGAACCTGTTGCCGGCGGTTCCATTGGCGGGCTACATTATGTTGGTCGTTATTTAGAACTGCAAGAGAAGGGTTTGGCTGGAAGATTAACCAATAATACTTCTAGAGAAGAAGTTATTCCTAACGTAATCTACACGATGGGGGTAATTATGAAGGTAGGTAGTGGTACGGCTCAATCTTCCATTAAAGGTTATCCCTACACCTTGAATGCACAAGAGTTTCTAGAAAAAGGTGCTTTAGGTTATAAGCAAAATCCCAATATCGGTTCCACTAACTCGGCTTGTAATTTGACTCTAACTGATAATGGTCAAACCTTTTCAGCGGTGTTTGTGAGAAGAGATGGTGGTATCCGCACTTTCTATCCTGATGCTACTCCTAGCGGTAATCCCAACTGTGCGCCTTAA
- a CDS encoding PAS domain S-box protein, whose translation MRLNEHLIDLPTLYHVIDRSPLTISPDSYVVDAIFLMNQERSNSLTLTSFNPSCNSNLWSHQTTSYVLVVEGGQLLGIFTERDIVRFTATGIDLSKARMAEVMTRQLITLTTTDAQDIFTAWSLLRQHRIRHLPIVDDGGHLLGIVTETNLLQAFDLVNMVGVVEGLQQNLQHPQAELSQENRQIDAVHCQTHNHFRQLVEADSVEALQINEELQQTLEELQVVEEELRQQNEELAVAREIVELERQRYQDLFEFAPDGYLVTDADGIIQETNHAAANLLSVRKKYLVGKPLVVFIAQSDRQSFITQLRNLQHLQHWETFLQPRDGVPFAASIRVAVVCDAQGKRIGCRWLLSNISEQQAALRERKRVEEALRQATEELENRVAERTAELSQANVLLQREITERQRAEEALQQSEKLYRQLVESQSDLIVRIDLQMRITFANTAACEAFGQQLDEFRGQSLFQFFHPDDMVEVMENMRLITLPPYRLTTDEQRASTVNGVRYFQWNVAAIRDETGEVVELQAVGRDVTDSRQMAAELRQSEEKFRHFAENIQAVIWIASSGSFQEAFYVSPAYEKIWGRSCQSLCDQPEKWIDTIHPDDRDRIFAKLQRHSLGEPSDVEYRILRPDGTVRWISDRGFAMRDEQGNLYFYGGIAEDITKRKQSEEALRQSEEKFRHFAENTHALIWIAELESGDNLYVNPAYEKIWERSCQSLRDQPNSWIDTVYPEDRDRLIVKLEQQKLGESTDLEYRILRPNGAVRWIWDRGFAIRDEQGNISAYGGIAEDITDRKQAEELLRESESRLSLALEAANMGIWDWNLLTQDKIWSPNVGTLYGLPSGTSCPSIEDFLNLINPQDREPFSQAVKRSIEQGVEFLIEYQAVWPDGSQHWLNGRGQVYYNDTGQPIRMIGTTRNISDRKQAEIALRESEELYRSVVTALREGILLVDTDGKIFACNTSAESILGLTAQQMIGNTPGKFLGSSIHEDGSPFDHDSYPVALTLQTGESYGNVVMGIYKPNGQLNWISINSQPLFHGNDPTLYGAVASFTDITEQQAALHERQQAEQKIREQAALLDIATDAIFVRDLQTQILFWNQGAERLYGWQAEEALGKNPNELFYPETSQQQEIASLQTVIKSGSWQGELQKITKSGQEIIVESRWTLMCNALGQPKSILTVDTDITERKQLQAQFFRAQRLESLGTLAGGIAHDLNNILTPIMAAAQLLKMRYSQHDERYQQLLTIIENNSKRGAALVKQVLSFARGFKGERTIVQVKHLIAEIIHIARQTFPRCIEFTTEIPEDLWAVTGDATQLHQVLMNLVVNARDAMPDGGTLRVCTENMYIDQAYAQMNLDAKVGHYIVITVADTGIGMPPEILDRIFEPFFTTKEVGKGTGLGLSTVLGIIKSHNGFVNVFSQVGKGTQFKLFLPSVEATQVLGTDDLEIVPGQGELILVVDDEVQIREIAKIILENHNYRSLTASNGIEAIALYAQHKYQISAVLMDMMMPEMDGITAIRTLQKMNPQVKIIAFSGLSSTELFTQSTGIQVQAFLSKPFTAKELLQNLNHILSAQS comes from the coding sequence ATGCGACTCAATGAGCATCTAATTGATTTGCCTACTTTATATCATGTTATTGATCGTTCTCCCTTAACGATTAGCCCTGATAGTTATGTAGTCGATGCTATTTTCTTGATGAATCAGGAACGAAGTAATAGTTTGACACTGACTAGCTTCAATCCATCATGTAATTCAAACCTCTGGAGCCACCAAACAACTAGCTATGTCTTGGTGGTAGAGGGAGGCCAGTTATTAGGCATATTCACGGAGCGTGATATAGTCCGGTTTACAGCTACTGGGATAGACTTATCCAAAGCGAGAATGGCTGAGGTGATGACGCGGCAACTAATCACCTTGACGACAACAGATGCTCAGGATATCTTCACAGCTTGGTCACTATTGCGTCAGCATAGAATTCGCCATTTACCGATTGTGGACGATGGGGGACACTTGCTAGGAATTGTGACCGAAACAAATTTGCTGCAAGCGTTTGACCTAGTGAACATGGTTGGTGTTGTTGAAGGTTTGCAGCAAAATTTACAACATCCACAAGCCGAATTAAGCCAGGAAAATCGACAAATAGATGCTGTACACTGTCAAACTCACAATCATTTCAGGCAATTGGTAGAGGCAGACTCTGTTGAAGCGCTCCAAATTAACGAGGAACTTCAGCAGACTCTAGAAGAACTCCAAGTTGTGGAAGAGGAACTGCGTCAACAAAACGAAGAACTAGCCGTTGCCCGTGAGATAGTAGAATTAGAGCGCCAGCGTTACCAAGATTTGTTTGAGTTTGCTCCTGATGGCTACTTAGTCACCGATGCAGATGGCATCATCCAAGAAACTAACCATGCAGCAGCAAATCTGCTTTCTGTACGCAAAAAATATTTGGTCGGCAAACCATTAGTTGTGTTTATTGCCCAGTCAGACCGCCAGAGCTTTATCACTCAACTGCGTAATTTGCAGCACTTACAGCACTGGGAGACTTTCCTCCAGCCACGGGATGGCGTACCTTTCGCAGCTAGTATCAGGGTAGCTGTTGTGTGTGATGCTCAAGGTAAGCGAATCGGCTGTCGTTGGTTACTGAGTAACATTAGCGAACAGCAAGCTGCGCTACGCGAACGCAAACGGGTCGAGGAAGCACTGCGCCAAGCTACTGAAGAGTTAGAAAACCGGGTGGCAGAACGCACAGCAGAACTTTCTCAAGCTAACGTGCTGTTGCAACGAGAAATCACTGAACGTCAACGCGCTGAGGAGGCATTGCAGCAGAGTGAGAAACTCTATCGTCAGCTTGTTGAGAGTCAGTCTGATTTGATTGTCCGGATTGATTTGCAAATGAGGATTACTTTTGCGAATACAGCAGCCTGTGAAGCGTTTGGCCAGCAACTAGATGAGTTCCGCGGTCAGTCGTTATTTCAGTTTTTCCATCCAGATGACATGGTGGAAGTCATGGAAAATATGAGGCTGATCACATTGCCACCCTATCGGTTGACGACTGATGAGCAACGCGCCTCCACAGTCAATGGTGTTCGCTACTTTCAATGGAATGTTGCTGCCATTAGGGATGAAACAGGAGAGGTAGTTGAATTACAAGCGGTAGGCAGAGATGTCACCGATAGCAGGCAGATGGCGGCAGAATTGCGGCAAAGTGAGGAGAAATTTCGCCATTTTGCCGAAAATATCCAGGCAGTTATCTGGATTGCCAGTTCAGGTTCATTCCAAGAAGCCTTTTATGTGAGTCCTGCTTACGAGAAGATTTGGGGACGGTCTTGCCAAAGTCTGTGCGACCAGCCGGAGAAATGGATAGACACAATTCATCCAGACGATCGCGATCGCATTTTTGCCAAACTACAGCGACACAGCCTTGGTGAACCGAGTGATGTAGAATATCGGATTTTGCGACCTGATGGAACAGTGCGCTGGATTTCGGATCGGGGCTTCGCCATGCGCGATGAACAAGGTAATCTTTATTTTTATGGTGGCATTGCCGAAGATATCACCAAGCGCAAACAGTCAGAGGAAGCACTAAGGCAAAGTGAAGAGAAATTTCGCCATTTTGCCGAAAACACCCACGCGCTTATCTGGATAGCCGAGCTGGAGTCCGGGGACAACCTGTATGTAAATCCTGCTTATGAGAAAATTTGGGAACGCTCTTGTCAGAGTTTGCGCGACCAGCCTAACTCCTGGATAGATACAGTTTATCCAGAGGATCGCGATCGCCTAATTGTCAAACTGGAACAACAAAAACTGGGCGAGTCAACAGATTTAGAATATCGAATATTGCGACCTAATGGAGCAGTGCGCTGGATTTGGGATCGCGGCTTTGCCATACGAGATGAACAAGGAAATATCTCTGCCTATGGTGGCATTGCCGAAGATATCACTGATCGCAAGCAGGCAGAAGAGTTACTGCGAGAAAGTGAGTCCCGACTGAGTTTAGCTCTAGAAGCAGCCAATATGGGAATCTGGGACTGGAATCTCCTCACCCAGGATAAAATTTGGTCTCCCAATGTAGGTACACTTTATGGTCTACCCAGCGGCACATCGTGCCCCAGCATTGAAGACTTTCTCAATTTAATTAATCCGCAAGACCGCGAGCCGTTTAGTCAGGCTGTAAAACGCAGCATTGAGCAAGGAGTCGAATTTCTGATCGAATATCAGGCTGTTTGGCCCGACGGTAGCCAACATTGGTTAAACGGCAGAGGTCAGGTTTACTATAACGACACAGGCCAGCCAATACGGATGATTGGTACAACGAGAAATATTAGCGATCGCAAACAGGCAGAAATCGCACTCCGAGAAAGCGAAGAACTTTATCGTTCAGTTGTCACAGCCTTGCGCGAGGGGATTTTGCTCGTAGATACTGATGGCAAGATATTCGCCTGCAATACCAGCGCTGAAAGCATTCTTGGGCTTACCGCCCAACAGATGATCGGCAATACCCCTGGCAAATTCCTGGGGTCTAGCATTCATGAAGACGGCTCTCCCTTTGATCATGACAGTTATCCAGTAGCATTGACCTTACAAACAGGTGAATCTTATGGCAATGTAGTCATGGGAATCTACAAGCCGAATGGACAATTAAACTGGATTTCGATTAATTCCCAACCGCTATTTCATGGCAATGATCCTACCCTTTATGGAGCGGTTGCTTCCTTTACTGACATCACTGAACAGCAAGCTGCCCTACACGAACGCCAGCAGGCAGAACAAAAAATCCGCGAACAAGCGGCTCTACTTGATATCGCCACCGACGCAATTTTCGTACGCGATTTACAAACCCAAATCTTATTCTGGAATCAAGGTGCAGAGCGGTTGTACGGTTGGCAAGCTGAGGAAGCTCTGGGCAAGAACCCCAACGAGTTATTCTACCCAGAAACTTCGCAGCAGCAAGAGATCGCTTCCCTGCAAACCGTCATCAAGTCTGGCTCATGGCAGGGTGAGTTGCAGAAAATTACCAAATCCGGTCAGGAAATTATTGTTGAAAGCCGTTGGACACTGATGTGCAATGCCCTAGGGCAACCAAAATCCATCCTCACCGTTGATACCGACATTACAGAAAGAAAACAACTCCAAGCGCAGTTTTTCCGCGCCCAGCGACTGGAAAGCCTCGGCACTCTTGCGGGTGGCATTGCCCACGACTTGAACAATATATTGACGCCAATTATGGCAGCAGCGCAATTGCTCAAGATGAGATATTCCCAGCATGATGAGCGCTATCAACAACTACTGACAATCATCGAAAACAACTCCAAACGCGGTGCAGCTTTAGTCAAACAGGTATTATCTTTTGCCCGTGGATTTAAAGGTGAGCGCACGATTGTTCAAGTCAAGCATCTGATTGCAGAAATTATTCACATTGCCAGGCAGACGTTTCCCAGATGTATCGAATTTACTACAGAGATACCGGAAGACCTCTGGGCTGTTACTGGAGACGCCACACAACTGCATCAAGTACTGATGAATTTAGTTGTAAATGCCCGTGATGCCATGCCAGATGGCGGCACTCTCAGGGTTTGTACAGAAAATATGTACATTGACCAAGCCTATGCCCAGATGAATCTTGATGCTAAAGTCGGGCATTACATTGTCATTACTGTTGCGGATACAGGAATTGGGATGCCGCCAGAAATCTTAGATCGCATATTTGAGCCATTTTTCACCACAAAAGAGGTCGGCAAAGGTACAGGATTGGGTCTGTCAACGGTGCTGGGGATTATTAAAAGCCACAACGGGTTTGTTAATGTCTTCAGCCAAGTTGGTAAAGGCACTCAATTCAAGTTATTTTTGCCATCCGTAGAAGCAACCCAAGTGCTAGGCACAGACGACCTAGAAATAGTTCCAGGACAAGGAGAACTGATTTTAGTTGTGGATGATGAAGTCCAAATTCGTGAGATTGCCAAAATCATCCTCGAAAACCACAACTACAGGTCTCTGACTGCTAGTAATGGCATCGAAGCGATCGCACTTTACGCCCAGCATAAGTATCAAATCAGTGCAGTCTTAATGGATATGATGATGCCAGAAATGGATGGGATCACCGCCATCCGCACTTTGCAAAAAATGAACCCACAGGTAAAAATTATTGCTTTTAGCGGACTAAGCTCCACAGAACTATTTACCCAATCTACTGGAATCCAAGTTCAAGCATTTTTATCAAAACCCTTCACAGCCAAAGAATTATTGCAAAATTTAAACCACATACTCAGCGCCCAGAGTTAG
- a CDS encoding beta-lactamase hydrolase domain-containing protein, whose protein sequence is MNVVRKINDELAIAGQITPEQLKQIADDGYKSVLNLRFTDETGWWDLEQEKTEFLGLNYFNLPTKTEGINHQVALQLFQIISELPKPLLIHCDNSMRSAAIVLLSIANKQGMTFENALQKIIKLGLI, encoded by the coding sequence ATGAACGTTGTCAGGAAGATTAATGATGAATTAGCAATCGCCGGACAAATTACACCAGAACAGTTAAAGCAGATTGCTGATGATGGTTACAAATCTGTGCTTAATCTCCGCTTCACAGACGAAACTGGCTGGTGGGATCTTGAACAGGAAAAAACTGAGTTTTTAGGATTGAATTATTTCAATCTTCCCACCAAAACTGAGGGCATAAATCATCAAGTTGCGCTCCAGTTATTTCAGATAATTAGTGAGTTACCTAAACCACTACTCATACATTGTGATAATTCTATGCGTTCAGCAGCAATAGTATTATTATCTATCGCGAATAAACAAGGTATGACCTTTGAGAATGCATTACAAAAAATTATTAAATTAGGCTTGATTTAG
- a CDS encoding HetP family heterocyst commitment protein — MSSSQNNLHSAITPEQLNQVIEAITEGRYSWACVLILRFVGYNPLHYIPQRTYSRLIKENRQVMTAPVSTKQKMPGNIKSSLNSSSHRDSSRVLSRIN, encoded by the coding sequence ATGTCTTCTTCTCAAAACAATTTACATAGTGCCATCACTCCTGAACAATTAAATCAGGTTATCGAAGCTATTACTGAGGGTAGATATTCCTGGGCCTGTGTACTGATTTTACGTTTCGTTGGTTACAATCCACTCCACTACATCCCGCAACGAACTTATAGTCGTTTAATCAAAGAAAATAGACAAGTTATGACTGCACCTGTATCAACAAAACAAAAAATGCCCGGAAATATCAAATCTTCTTTGAATAGCTCTAGTCATAGAGATTCATCTAGAGTTTTAAGCAGAATTAATTAG
- a CDS encoding sucrose synthase — MYKLIQSVLDSEEKTALRQLIFNLVAIGKRYFLRNEILQAFTDYCHQFQKPAYFYHSSSVGKLIEYTHEIILEEESTWFVIRPRIGSQEVWRLTADFTSFEPMTPQALLDVRDRLINRYQPRILEIDLHPFYENSPTISDSRNIGQGLAFLNHYLCNQLLTDPQYWLEILFQAIQGLRHDGIRLLLNDRITSGIQLAQQIYQALKFLSSHPPNEPYEKFRFDLQELGLEAGWGNTAARVSETLQLLDRLIDSPQPAILEAFVARVPAIFRVVLISIHGWVAQEGVLGRDETLGQVIYVLEQARSLENKLRTEIQLAGLDLLGIQPHVIILTRLIPNCEGTLCDLPLEKVQGTENAWILRVPFTGTNPEVTNNWISKFESWPYLEKFAIDAERALLAEFKGKPNLIVGNYSDGNLVAFLLSRSLKVTQCNIAHSLEKPKYLFSSLYWQELEDQYHFSTQFTADLISMNAADFIITSSYQEIVGTPDTMGQYESYKCFTMPQLYHVVDGINLFSPKFNVVPPGVSEHIFFPYSQAADRDPNLSQRFHDLLFKSEEPQIIGQLNNPDKRPIFSVSPTNAIKNLTGLVELFGTSQALQERCNLIILTSKLHPSEATNSGEAEEIQKLHDMIAHYDLYGNTRWLGMRLPSREMGEAYRVVGDCQGIFIHFAHFESFGRNILEAMISGLPTFTTQFGGSLEIIEDRDHGFNLNPTDLEGTAKKILDFLDKCDADPQYWLETSEWMIQRIRHKYNWDLHVNQLLLIAKIFSFWNFVCPENNEARDRYMEALFHLIYKPRAEKVLARQMS; from the coding sequence ATGTATAAACTGATTCAATCTGTCTTAGACAGTGAGGAAAAAACTGCACTACGGCAGTTAATATTTAACTTAGTCGCCATAGGTAAGCGTTACTTTTTGAGAAACGAGATTCTGCAAGCCTTTACTGACTACTGCCACCAATTTCAAAAGCCTGCTTATTTTTACCACTCTTCTTCTGTTGGCAAACTTATAGAGTATACCCATGAAATAATTCTGGAAGAGGAAAGTACTTGGTTTGTGATTCGTCCCCGGATTGGTAGCCAAGAAGTCTGGCGGTTAACAGCGGATTTCACCAGTTTTGAGCCGATGACACCCCAGGCGTTATTAGATGTGCGCGATCGCCTGATTAACCGCTACCAACCCCGCATCTTGGAAATAGACCTCCACCCGTTTTACGAGAATTCCCCCACAATCAGCGATTCCAGAAATATTGGTCAAGGTCTAGCCTTCCTTAACCACTATCTGTGCAATCAATTATTAACTGATCCCCAGTATTGGTTAGAGATATTGTTTCAAGCAATACAAGGGTTGCGACACGATGGGATTCGCTTACTGCTCAACGATCGCATTACATCAGGTATTCAGCTAGCCCAACAAATTTACCAAGCGCTGAAATTCCTAAGCTCGCACCCTCCTAACGAACCCTACGAGAAATTTCGCTTTGACCTCCAAGAACTTGGCTTAGAAGCAGGTTGGGGTAACACTGCGGCACGAGTCAGCGAAACCCTCCAACTCCTCGACCGACTGATTGACAGCCCACAACCTGCCATTCTCGAAGCCTTTGTGGCCCGTGTTCCGGCTATTTTTCGCGTCGTCCTCATTTCCATACATGGCTGGGTAGCCCAAGAGGGTGTTTTGGGACGAGATGAAACACTCGGTCAAGTGATCTATGTCCTTGAACAAGCTCGCAGTTTAGAAAACAAATTACGCACAGAAATCCAACTCGCGGGGCTTGACTTATTAGGCATTCAACCTCACGTGATTATTCTCACTCGCCTAATTCCTAACTGCGAAGGTACACTTTGTGACCTGCCTCTAGAAAAAGTCCAAGGTACAGAAAATGCTTGGATTTTGCGTGTTCCCTTTACTGGAACTAATCCAGAAGTTACCAACAACTGGATTTCTAAATTTGAGAGTTGGCCATATTTAGAAAAATTTGCCATTGACGCCGAAAGAGCACTGCTAGCTGAATTCAAAGGTAAGCCCAATTTAATTGTGGGTAACTACAGCGATGGTAATTTAGTGGCTTTTCTTCTGTCTCGTAGTCTCAAAGTCACTCAATGCAACATTGCCCACTCCCTAGAAAAGCCTAAATACTTATTTAGCAGCCTATATTGGCAAGAATTAGAAGATCAATACCACTTCTCGACTCAATTCACCGCCGATTTAATCAGCATGAATGCTGCTGATTTTATCATCACCTCATCATACCAAGAAATTGTTGGCACACCAGACACAATGGGACAGTATGAATCTTATAAGTGTTTTACTATGCCCCAGTTGTATCACGTGGTTGATGGGATTAATTTGTTTAGTCCTAAGTTTAATGTAGTGCCACCAGGAGTAAGTGAGCATATCTTCTTTCCCTACAGCCAAGCAGCAGACCGAGATCCCAACCTCAGCCAACGATTTCACGATTTACTTTTCAAGAGTGAAGAACCGCAAATTATTGGGCAGTTAAATAACCCCGACAAAAGACCAATATTTTCTGTTTCTCCGACTAACGCCATCAAAAATCTCACGGGTTTAGTAGAATTGTTTGGTACAAGTCAGGCATTGCAAGAGCGTTGTAATCTGATTATTTTAACGAGTAAACTGCATCCATCTGAGGCAACAAATTCAGGAGAAGCAGAAGAAATCCAAAAACTCCACGACATGATTGCTCATTATGATCTATATGGAAATACCCGCTGGCTGGGGATGCGCCTTCCTAGCCGAGAAATGGGTGAAGCCTACCGAGTAGTTGGCGATTGCCAGGGAATTTTTATCCACTTTGCCCACTTTGAATCTTTTGGTAGGAACATTTTGGAAGCGATGATTTCTGGATTGCCAACTTTCACAACTCAATTTGGTGGTTCATTAGAAATTATCGAAGACCGAGATCATGGATTTAACCTCAACCCAACAGATTTAGAAGGAACAGCCAAGAAAATTTTGGATTTTTTGGATAAATGCGATGCTGACCCTCAATACTGGCTGGAAACTTCAGAATGGATGATTCAGCGAATTCGTCATAAGTACAACTGGGATTTACACGTCAATCAGTTGTTACTAATAGCGAAAATATTTAGTTTCTGGAACTTTGTCTGTCCGGAAAATAACGAAGCTAGGGATCGCTATATGGAAGCTTTGTTTCATCTGATTTATAAACCCAGAGCCGAAAAGGTTTTAGCACGGCAAATGAGTTAA